The following proteins are encoded in a genomic region of Vicugna pacos chromosome 16, VicPac4, whole genome shotgun sequence:
- the TLCD3A gene encoding TLC domain-containing protein 3A isoform X1: MLLPLAWGSLFFPGLFGLCTWGLRRARPAWTHSDCVMISTRLVSSVQAVLATGSGIIIIRSCRNVVSDRHWLAREYVWFLIPYMIYDVYAMYLCEWYRTGDQNSRHSLTIFRNFLSKNRLMITHHAVILFVLVPVAQRLRGELGDFFVGCIFTAELSTPFVSLGRVLIQLKQQHTLLYKVNGILTLTTFFSCRILLFPFMYWSYGRQQGLSLLQVLFSIPYHCNVANAILIAPQIYWFSLLCKKAALLFDAPPTKKDG; this comes from the exons ATGCTGCTGCCGCTGGCCTGGGGCTCGCTCTTCTTCCCGGGGCTCTTCGGGCTCTGCACCTGGGGGCTGCGGCGCGCGCGGCCCGCCTGGACCCACAGTGACTGCGTGATGATCAGCACCAG GCTGGTTTCTTCAGTGCAGGCTGTGTTGGCCACCGGGTCCGGGATCATCATCATCCGTTCCTGTAGAAACGTGGTCTCCGACAG GCACTGGCTTGCTCGAGAATATGTCTGGTTTTTGATTCCATACATGATATATGACGTCTACGCCATGTACCTCTGTGAATGGTACCGAACTGGGGACCAAAACAGCAGACATTCCCTCACCATTTTCCGAAACTTCCTAAGTAAAAACCGCCTCATGATCACACACCACGCAGTCATTCTCTTTGTCCTTGTGCCGGTCGCACAG AGGCTTAGGGGAGAGCTTGGGGACTTCTTTGTTGGCTGCATCTTCACGGCAGAACTGAGCACTCCATTTGTGTCGCTGGGCAGAGTTCTGATTCAG CTAAAGCAGCAGCACACCCTGCTGTACAAGGTGAACGGAATCCTCACGCTGACCACCTTTTTCTCCTGTCGgatcctcctcttccccttcatGTACTGGTCCTATGGCCGACAGCAGGGACTGAGCCTGCTCCAGGTGCTGTTCAGTATCCCTTACCACTGCAACGTGGCCAATGCCATCCTCATCGCTCCCCAGATCTACTGGTTCTCTCTGCTGTGCAAGAAGGCAGCCCTGCTCTTTGATGCTCCCCCAACCAAAAAGGATGGTTAA
- the TLCD3A gene encoding TLC domain-containing protein 3A isoform X2 has translation MLLPLAWGSLFFPGLFGLCTWGLRRARPAWTHSDCVMISTRLVSSVQAVLATGSGIIIIRSCRNVVSDRGLGESLGTSLLAASSRQN, from the exons ATGCTGCTGCCGCTGGCCTGGGGCTCGCTCTTCTTCCCGGGGCTCTTCGGGCTCTGCACCTGGGGGCTGCGGCGCGCGCGGCCCGCCTGGACCCACAGTGACTGCGTGATGATCAGCACCAG GCTGGTTTCTTCAGTGCAGGCTGTGTTGGCCACCGGGTCCGGGATCATCATCATCCGTTCCTGTAGAAACGTGGTCTCCGACAG AGGCTTAGGGGAGAGCTTGGGGACTTCTTTGTTGGCTGCATCTTCACGGCAGAACTGA